One genomic region from Paroceanicella profunda encodes:
- a CDS encoding 2Fe-2S iron-sulfur cluster-binding protein yields the protein MAKITYIEHNGTEHVVDVPNGMTVMEGARDNGIPGIDADCGGACACSTCHVYVDPAWVDKLPAKDDMEIDMLDFAWNPGETSRLTCQLRVTDALDGLKVKMPEKQI from the coding sequence ATGGCTAAGATTACCTACATCGAGCACAACGGAACCGAACATGTGGTGGACGTGCCCAATGGCATGACCGTGATGGAAGGCGCCCGCGACAACGGCATTCCCGGCATCGACGCTGACTGCGGTGGCGCCTGCGCCTGCTCGACCTGCCATGTCTATGTGGACCCGGCCTGGGTCGACAAGCTGCCGGCCAAGGACGACATGGAGATCGACATGCTCGACTTCGCCTGGAACCCGGGCGAGACCTCGCGGCTCACCTGCCAGCTCCGCGTCACCGACGCGCTGGACGGCCTCAAGGTGAAGATGCCGGAAAAGCAGATCTGA
- a CDS encoding DegQ family serine endoprotease codes for MPTVARSVTRRADAIRSYAPLRKVLAVGLMAATVAVAQAPVVEARGAPDSFADLAAQLSPAVVNITTSQIVARRDEGPNPMVPEGSPFEEFFKNFRDRQRQSPERATALGSGFIISADGYIVTNNHVIESADEISIELFSGKNLDAKLIGTDPKTDIALLKVESDEPLPFVNFGDSDLARVGDWVMAIGNPLGQGFSVTAGIVSARNRSLRGSYDDFIQTDAAINRGNSGGPLFNMDGQVIGVNTAILSPNGGSIGIGFSMSSNVVKNVVDQLKDFGETRRGWLGVRIQPVDPAMAEALGLKEASGALVAGVTDDGPAAAAGIKGGDVILSFDGNDVKEMRDLPRMVADTKVGKAVRVVLFREGKTQTVLVTLGRLEENEVNASMEGGPTGDGAPQPSTDAQVLGMTLSAITPDMREQFGLPDDLQGIIVSDMDATSAAFEKGLRPGDVIMEVGQQPVATPADAEARVKAAKEAGRTSILMLVQREGEPRFVALKLED; via the coding sequence CTGCCCACCGTAGCAAGGTCCGTCACGCGACGGGCCGACGCAATTCGTTCCTACGCTCCCCTGCGCAAGGTCCTGGCTGTCGGGCTCATGGCCGCGACGGTCGCCGTCGCCCAGGCGCCGGTCGTGGAAGCGAGGGGCGCGCCCGACAGTTTCGCGGATCTCGCCGCGCAGCTCAGCCCCGCGGTGGTGAACATCACCACCAGCCAGATCGTCGCGCGCCGCGACGAAGGCCCCAACCCGATGGTCCCCGAGGGCTCGCCCTTCGAGGAATTCTTCAAGAACTTCCGTGACCGCCAGCGCCAGAGCCCCGAGCGGGCCACCGCCCTCGGCTCCGGGTTCATCATTTCCGCTGACGGCTACATCGTCACCAACAACCACGTGATCGAATCCGCCGACGAAATTTCCATCGAGCTGTTCTCCGGCAAGAACCTCGATGCCAAGCTCATCGGCACCGACCCCAAGACCGACATCGCTCTGCTCAAGGTCGAGAGCGACGAGCCGCTGCCCTTCGTGAACTTCGGCGACAGCGATCTCGCCCGGGTGGGCGACTGGGTGATGGCGATCGGCAACCCGCTGGGCCAGGGCTTCTCCGTCACCGCCGGCATCGTCTCGGCGCGCAACCGCTCGCTGCGCGGCTCCTACGATGACTTCATCCAGACCGACGCGGCCATCAACCGGGGCAACTCGGGCGGCCCGCTGTTCAACATGGACGGCCAGGTCATCGGCGTGAACACGGCCATCCTTTCGCCCAACGGCGGCTCCATCGGCATCGGCTTCTCCATGTCCTCCAACGTGGTCAAGAACGTCGTCGACCAGCTCAAGGACTTCGGCGAGACCCGGCGCGGCTGGCTCGGTGTCCGCATCCAGCCCGTCGACCCGGCAATGGCCGAGGCGCTCGGGCTGAAGGAAGCCTCCGGTGCCCTGGTCGCGGGCGTCACCGATGACGGCCCCGCCGCCGCTGCCGGCATCAAGGGCGGGGACGTGATCCTCTCCTTCGACGGCAACGACGTGAAGGAAATGCGCGACCTGCCGCGCATGGTGGCCGACACCAAGGTGGGCAAGGCCGTCCGCGTGGTGCTGTTCCGCGAGGGCAAGACCCAGACCGTGCTCGTCACCCTGGGCCGGCTCGAGGAGAACGAGGTCAACGCCTCGATGGAGGGCGGCCCGACCGGCGATGGCGCGCCGCAGCCGAGCACCGATGCCCAGGTCCTCGGGATGACCCTGTCGGCCATCACCCCGGATATGCGTGAGCAGTTCGGCCTGCCGGACGATCTCCAGGGCATCATCGTCTCGGACATGGATGCCACCAGCGCCGCCTTCGAGAAGGGCCTGCGCCCGGGCGACGTGATCATGGAAGTCGGCCAGCAGCCGGTTGCCACCCCGGCGGATGCCGAGGCCCGGGTGAAGGCGGCCAAGGAAGCGGGGCGCACCTCCATCCTCATGCTGGTCCAGCGCGAGGGCGAGCCGCGCTTCGTGGCCCTCAAGCTCGAGGACTGA
- the rpiA gene encoding ribose-5-phosphate isomerase RpiA, whose translation MSRELSPPDRAKFLAARQALTFVEDGMRLGLGTGSTAAWFHRLLAERIHREGLNVIGVPTSSRTRDLCNALGVPLTTLDDAGWLDLTIDGADELDESLTLIKGGGGALLLEKIVATASDRMLVIADGAKRVKTLGAFPLPVEIVPFGWKTTKAIVEEALADLDVDGRNSTLRLHNSEPFVTDEGHFIIDLHLGRIGDATALAHLLTDIPGVVETGLFIGIAQAAVIGEPGGTVIRMTLHEEDRVIAPPAPEEEQDLIGRLED comes from the coding sequence ATGAGCCGCGAACTTTCTCCGCCCGACCGGGCCAAATTCCTGGCCGCGCGCCAGGCTCTCACCTTCGTCGAGGACGGAATGCGGCTTGGGCTCGGCACCGGGTCCACCGCGGCCTGGTTCCACCGGCTGCTGGCCGAGCGCATCCACCGCGAGGGGCTGAACGTGATCGGCGTGCCCACCTCCTCGCGCACGCGCGACCTGTGCAACGCACTCGGCGTGCCGCTCACCACGCTGGACGACGCGGGCTGGCTGGACCTCACCATCGACGGCGCCGACGAGCTGGACGAGAGCCTCACGCTCATCAAGGGCGGCGGCGGCGCGCTCCTGCTGGAGAAGATCGTCGCCACCGCCTCCGACCGCATGCTGGTGATCGCGGACGGCGCGAAGCGGGTGAAGACGCTGGGCGCCTTTCCGCTGCCGGTGGAGATCGTGCCCTTCGGCTGGAAGACCACCAAGGCCATCGTGGAGGAGGCGCTGGCCGACCTCGACGTGGACGGGCGCAATTCCACCCTGCGGCTGCACAATTCCGAACCCTTCGTCACCGACGAGGGCCATTTCATCATCGACCTGCACCTGGGCCGCATCGGCGACGCCACGGCGCTGGCGCATCTGCTCACCGACATTCCCGGCGTCGTGGAGACCGGGCTGTTCATCGGCATCGCCCAGGCGGCGGTGATCGGGGAGCCGGGCGGCACCGTCATCCGGATGACGCTGCACGAGGAGGACCGCGTGATCGCCCCTCCCGCGCCGGAGGAGGAGCAGGATCTCATCGGGAGGCTGGAGGACTGA
- the purD gene encoding phosphoribosylamine--glycine ligase: MNILILGSGGREHALAWAISRNALCDKLYCAPGNGGIASLAQCVALDAEDGAAVRDFCAEAGIDFVVIGPEAPLAAGVADVLRAAGLLTFGPGREAAQLEASKTFTKEICDACGAPTAAWARFTEEAAALAYVRAQGAPIVIKADGLAAGKGVVVAMTLEEAEAAITDMLGGAFGTAGASVVIEEFMTGEEASFFVLTDGTDVLPLASAQDHKRAFDGDEGPNTGGMGAYSPAPVMTPEIERRALDEIVKPCIAEMARRGTPYQGVLYAGLMIGPEGPRLVEYNVRFGDPEAQVLMLRAGAGMLDALLAAARGTLGGFAIDWAEDPAITVVMAAEGYPGAYAKGEAIGGLDAANAVEGVTIFHAGTKAEGGAILSNGGRVLNVTATGPTLAEARARAYRAVEAIDWPGGFCRSDIGWRALTRD; this comes from the coding sequence GTGAACATCCTCATTCTCGGCAGCGGTGGGCGCGAGCACGCGCTGGCCTGGGCGATCAGCCGCAACGCCTTGTGCGACAAGCTCTATTGCGCGCCGGGCAACGGCGGCATCGCCAGCCTGGCCCAGTGCGTGGCACTGGACGCGGAGGATGGCGCGGCGGTGCGCGACTTCTGCGCCGAGGCCGGCATCGACTTCGTGGTGATCGGGCCCGAGGCGCCGCTGGCCGCCGGCGTGGCCGACGTGCTGCGCGCGGCCGGACTCCTCACCTTCGGGCCGGGGCGCGAGGCGGCCCAGCTCGAGGCCTCCAAGACCTTCACCAAGGAAATCTGCGACGCCTGCGGCGCGCCGACCGCCGCCTGGGCGCGCTTCACCGAGGAAGCCGCCGCCCTCGCCTACGTGCGCGCGCAGGGCGCGCCGATCGTGATCAAGGCCGACGGCCTGGCCGCCGGCAAGGGCGTGGTCGTCGCCATGACGCTGGAGGAGGCGGAGGCCGCGATCACCGACATGCTGGGCGGCGCCTTCGGCACGGCCGGCGCCTCCGTGGTGATCGAGGAGTTCATGACCGGCGAGGAAGCCTCCTTCTTCGTGCTCACCGACGGCACCGACGTGCTACCGCTTGCCAGCGCGCAGGACCACAAGCGCGCCTTCGATGGCGACGAGGGCCCGAACACCGGCGGCATGGGCGCCTATTCGCCCGCTCCGGTGATGACGCCCGAGATCGAGCGCCGCGCGCTCGACGAGATCGTGAAGCCCTGCATCGCGGAGATGGCCCGGCGCGGCACGCCCTACCAGGGGGTGCTCTACGCCGGGCTGATGATCGGCCCCGAGGGGCCGCGGCTGGTGGAATACAACGTCCGCTTCGGCGACCCGGAGGCGCAGGTGCTGATGCTGCGCGCCGGGGCCGGGATGCTCGACGCCCTGCTCGCCGCCGCGCGCGGCACGCTGGGTGGCTTTGCCATCGACTGGGCGGAGGACCCCGCGATCACCGTGGTGATGGCGGCCGAAGGCTATCCCGGCGCCTACGCGAAGGGCGAGGCGATCGGCGGGCTGGACGCGGCGAATGCCGTGGAGGGGGTGACCATCTTCCACGCCGGCACGAAGGCGGAGGGCGGCGCCATCCTCTCCAACGGCGGCCGGGTGCTGAACGTCACCGCCACGGGCCCCACGCTGGCCGAGGCCCGCGCCCGCGCCTACCGCGCCGTGGAGGCCATCGACTGGCCCGGCGGCTTCTGCCGCAGCGACATCGGCTGGCGGGCGCTGACCCGGGACTGA
- the hflK gene encoding FtsH protease activity modulator HflK: MPYSNNGGPWGGGGGDDKKGGDDRGPWGNGNRPGGGNTQVPDIDRIVKKGQEQLRVLMGGKGGNGRPPSGGGGGGGANLGRGGIALIGLAAVGVWLFASFYTVKPEERAVELFLGKYSNTTGPGLNFAPWPVVTHEVEPVTRERVVNVGVNETRRGQTVEEGLMLTGDENIVDIDFQVVWNVSDLREFLFNLKDPEATISAVSESAMREVIGRSDLAPILNRDRAQVSQEVYTIIQDTLDSYSSGIHIVRVNFDKADPPADVIDSFRDVQAAEQERNRFEQQAQTYSNKKLAEARGEAAQLVQEAEAYRSQAVNEAQGAASRFTAIYNEYVNAKEVTRKRLYLETMERVLGNVDKVIIDPDVGKSVVPYLPLNELRSTPKPEDAQ; the protein is encoded by the coding sequence ATGCCCTATAGCAACAATGGCGGCCCCTGGGGAGGCGGCGGTGGTGACGACAAGAAGGGTGGAGACGACCGCGGCCCCTGGGGCAACGGCAATCGCCCGGGCGGTGGAAACACGCAGGTTCCCGACATCGACCGCATCGTGAAGAAGGGGCAGGAGCAGCTTCGTGTTCTCATGGGCGGGAAGGGCGGCAACGGCCGTCCGCCCTCCGGTGGCGGCGGTGGCGGCGGCGCGAACCTCGGACGGGGCGGCATCGCCCTGATCGGTCTCGCCGCGGTCGGCGTCTGGCTGTTCGCCAGCTTCTACACCGTGAAGCCGGAAGAACGCGCGGTTGAGCTGTTCCTCGGCAAGTATTCCAACACCACGGGCCCCGGCCTGAACTTCGCGCCCTGGCCCGTCGTCACCCATGAGGTGGAGCCGGTCACCCGCGAGCGCGTGGTCAACGTGGGCGTGAACGAGACCCGCCGCGGCCAGACGGTCGAGGAAGGCCTGATGCTGACCGGGGACGAGAACATCGTCGACATCGACTTCCAGGTGGTCTGGAACGTGTCGGACCTGCGCGAGTTCCTGTTCAACCTGAAGGACCCGGAAGCCACCATCTCCGCCGTGTCGGAATCCGCCATGCGCGAGGTGATCGGCCGGTCCGACCTGGCTCCGATCCTGAACCGCGACCGCGCCCAGGTGAGCCAGGAGGTCTACACCATCATCCAGGACACGCTCGACAGCTACAGCAGCGGCATCCACATCGTGCGCGTGAACTTCGACAAGGCCGACCCGCCCGCCGACGTGATCGACTCGTTCCGCGACGTCCAGGCCGCCGAGCAGGAGCGCAACCGCTTCGAGCAGCAGGCCCAGACCTACTCGAACAAGAAGCTCGCCGAGGCCCGCGGTGAAGCCGCCCAGCTGGTGCAGGAGGCCGAGGCCTACCGCTCCCAGGCGGTCAACGAGGCCCAGGGTGCGGCGTCGCGCTTCACGGCGATCTACAACGAATACGTCAACGCGAAGGAGGTGACCCGCAAGCGCCTCTATCTCGAGACCATGGAGCGGGTGCTCGGCAACGTGGACAAGGTGATCATCGATCCCGACGTCGGCAAGAGCGTGGTGCCCTACCTGCCGCTCAACGAGTTGCGCTCGACGCCCAAGCCGGAGGACGCCCAATGA
- the hflC gene encoding protease modulator HflC, translated as MKRSTILLGAAAVVVIAAASSVFIVDEREQALVLQFGEVVEKRTDPGIGFKIPFIQNVVKFDKRILALETRELEVTPLDDRRLVVDGFARWRIISPERFRQAVGSEDEAMVRLERILNASLRQELGSVTSNEVLSSDRQALMTRIRDVARTSSEGLGVEIIDVRIRRADLPKQNLSATFNRMKSEREREAADERARGQEAAQIIRAQADRTAVETLSKARKQSEIIRGEADGQRNKIYADAYGRDPEFYAFYRSLEAYTKALDAGKSTMVMTPDSEFFEYLRSAGVPTPGLNGIGLVDSDAPAPPPEAAAGAPAADAPATPAPAASGIQAPVAPADQAPAPSE; from the coding sequence ATGAAACGGAGCACCATTCTTCTCGGTGCCGCCGCCGTCGTCGTGATCGCGGCCGCCTCCTCGGTGTTCATCGTGGACGAGCGCGAGCAGGCGCTGGTGCTGCAGTTCGGCGAAGTCGTCGAGAAGCGCACGGATCCCGGCATCGGCTTCAAGATCCCGTTCATCCAGAACGTGGTGAAGTTCGACAAGCGCATCCTCGCGCTCGAAACCCGCGAGCTGGAGGTGACCCCGCTCGACGACCGTCGCCTGGTGGTGGACGGGTTCGCGCGCTGGCGCATCATCAGCCCGGAGCGCTTCCGCCAGGCGGTGGGCAGCGAGGACGAGGCGATGGTCCGCCTGGAGCGCATCCTGAACGCCTCGCTGCGCCAGGAACTGGGCTCGGTCACCTCCAACGAGGTGCTGTCCTCGGACCGGCAGGCGCTGATGACCCGGATCCGCGACGTGGCCCGCACCTCCTCCGAGGGGCTGGGCGTGGAGATCATCGACGTGCGCATCCGCCGCGCCGACCTGCCCAAGCAGAACCTCTCCGCCACGTTCAACCGCATGAAGTCCGAGCGTGAGCGCGAGGCGGCGGACGAGCGGGCCCGGGGCCAGGAGGCGGCGCAGATCATCCGCGCCCAGGCGGACCGTACGGCCGTGGAAACCCTGTCGAAGGCGCGCAAGCAGTCGGAGATCATCCGCGGTGAGGCCGATGGCCAGCGCAACAAGATCTACGCCGATGCCTATGGCCGCGACCCCGAGTTCTACGCCTTCTACCGCTCGCTGGAGGCCTACACCAAGGCGCTGGATGCCGGGAAATCGACGATGGTGATGACGCCGGACAGCGAGTTCTTCGAGTACCTCCGCTCCGCCGGCGTGCCCACGCCGGGGCTGAACGGCATCGGGCTTGTCGACAGCGATGCGCCTGCGCCGCCGCCCGAGGCCGCCGCCGGTGCTCCGGCAGCCGATGCCCCCGCGACCCCGGCGCCCGCGGCGTCCGGAATTCAGGCGCCCGTGGCGCCGGCAGACCAGGCTCCGGCTCCGTCCGAATGA
- the gor gene encoding glutathione-disulfide reductase has translation MADFDFDLFVIGGGSGGVRAARMAALTGARVGLAEEFRYGGTCVVRGCVPKKLMVYASAFAEAFEDAEGFGWSVPQKPVFDWSSLIAAKDAEIARLEGLYAANLDRTGVHSFSTRATLASAHEVRLATGETFTARHILIATGGRPFLPQIPGIGHAVSSNEMFDLPAQPGRVLIVGGGYIACEFAGILNGLGSAVTLAYRRDLVLRGFDADVRTHVAAEMAKKGIAFRYGGEPAAITPRAGGGFTVEMDDGGEVETDLVFFATGRVPNTAGLGLEEVGVALTPNGAVKVDAFSQSSVPSIYAVGDVTDRLALTPVAIREGMAFVDTVFRATPTSPDHDLVPTAVFTQPEIGTVGMSEEEARAQGPVEIYRSSFRPMLHTLSGRDERMLMKLVVARESRRVLGCHIVGHGAGEMIQLAGIAVKMGATKEDFDRTCAVHPTAAEELVTMREPVAET, from the coding sequence ATGGCCGACTTCGACTTCGATCTCTTCGTCATCGGCGGCGGGTCCGGCGGTGTCCGGGCCGCGCGCATGGCCGCGCTCACCGGCGCGCGCGTCGGGCTGGCCGAGGAATTCCGCTACGGCGGCACCTGCGTGGTCCGCGGCTGCGTGCCCAAGAAGCTCATGGTCTACGCCTCCGCCTTCGCCGAGGCCTTCGAGGACGCGGAGGGCTTCGGCTGGTCCGTGCCGCAGAAGCCGGTGTTCGACTGGTCCTCGCTGATCGCGGCGAAGGACGCCGAGATCGCCCGGCTGGAAGGGCTCTATGCCGCCAACCTGGACCGCACGGGCGTGCACTCCTTCTCCACCCGCGCCACCCTGGCCTCCGCGCACGAAGTGCGGCTGGCGACGGGCGAGACCTTCACCGCCCGCCACATCCTGATCGCCACCGGCGGCCGGCCCTTCCTGCCGCAGATCCCGGGCATCGGGCACGCGGTGAGCTCGAACGAGATGTTCGACCTGCCGGCGCAGCCCGGACGCGTGCTGATCGTGGGCGGCGGCTACATCGCCTGCGAGTTTGCCGGCATCCTCAACGGCCTCGGCAGCGCGGTGACGCTCGCCTACCGCCGCGACCTCGTCCTGCGCGGCTTCGACGCGGATGTGCGCACCCATGTCGCCGCGGAAATGGCGAAGAAGGGCATCGCCTTTCGCTACGGCGGCGAGCCGGCGGCCATCACCCCCCGCGCCGGGGGCGGTTTCACGGTGGAGATGGACGACGGCGGTGAGGTGGAGACCGACCTCGTGTTCTTCGCCACCGGCCGGGTGCCCAACACCGCCGGGCTGGGGCTGGAGGAGGTCGGCGTGGCGCTCACCCCCAACGGCGCGGTGAAGGTGGATGCCTTCTCGCAGAGCTCCGTCCCCTCGATCTACGCGGTGGGTGACGTGACCGACCGGCTCGCGCTCACGCCCGTGGCGATCCGCGAGGGCATGGCCTTCGTGGACACCGTGTTCCGCGCCACCCCCACCAGTCCGGACCACGACCTGGTGCCCACGGCCGTGTTCACCCAGCCCGAGATCGGCACGGTGGGGATGAGCGAGGAGGAGGCCCGCGCGCAGGGGCCGGTGGAGATCTACCGCTCCAGCTTCCGCCCCATGCTGCACACGCTCTCGGGGCGTGACGAGCGCATGCTGATGAAGCTGGTGGTGGCGCGGGAAAGCAGGCGCGTGCTCGGGTGCCACATCGTCGGCCACGGTGCGGGCGAAATGATCCAGCTCGCCGGCATCGCCGTGAAGATGGGCGCCACGAAGGAAGATTTCGACCGGACCTGCGCGGTCCACCCCACGGCGGCGGAAGAGCTTGTGACCATGCGTGAACCTGTCGCGGAGACTTGA